From the Colletotrichum lupini chromosome 1, complete sequence genome, the window GCGGACCGCTCGTTTTGGCAGCTGCGGTCTCGGCAGGTGTGGTCTAGGCAGAGGGTACCCCCTTCGACGACGCGGGCGTCGCAACCTGCTCTGCGGCAGCGGGTCGCCAGGTCTGGGTGATGAGATGAAGTCAGCTTACTTGCTCTGGGGGGGGACTCGAAGAATAACCAGAGTCGAGGTCAGGGGTTCAGGGGGCCGAGTATCGAGAAACGGcaagaggagaagaagagaaaagGGTGCAGGACTCACGCTCCTCGCACATATCCCTCACGTTCTCCCCATCCACATGTCGAAACCTCCCACACCCAGGCGTGCCACAAATCCTATGCCGATCACAGTAATCCCCAAACGCCCCATCCCTCTCACAGTCCCTCCTCGCACACTTATGCCTCACGCAAAAACTGCTCCCCTCCCACTTCCTCTCCCAGCACCCCTCCCGATCACACTCGTGCCTCTTACAATACCGTCCCGCCACGCCGCCCGCGTCCGGCATGTACCTCGTCTTGATCCTCCCGCAGCCCCTCTCCTCGCAGGTATGCGCCAAGCACGTCCCCTCGCCGGCGCCCGCCGCCCTCGCGTTGCCGCACGGCGGCTGCTGCTCGAACCGGCAGTGGTGCTCGCCGCAGTGGGCCGAGGGGACGCCGTGCTCGTTGACGTGGGCAAAGCGCCGGCAGCCGGGCGCGGCGCACATGCGGTGGCGGTCGCAGTGGCGGGAGGGGTCGTGGGCGTCGCCTGTCGCGCCGGGGCAGCGGGCCAGGCAAGAGGGTGCGGCGCAGGTGTGGGAGGCGCAGAAGGAGGATGGAGGGGATTTCGGGTTTGTGCAGTCTTGGTGGTCGCAGCGGTGGTCTGGACAGTATCTGTAGTCGGTGCCGTTGGGGTGGTTGCGCTGGTTTGCGCAGCCTTGTTGGATGCAGTTGTCTGGATGGTTGTTAGATGGATGATGGAGGCTTGTGCTAGGGTAGAGGATGAGAGATGGGCAGACGTACGATACTGGGAACAGTACCTAAACTCTTTGGGATCGTAGTTCTTGATGTAGTTGTTGCATCTAGCATCATTCATCATGCCTTGGCATAAAAGATCTAGCAAAAGGATCAGTTATCATATTTCAGGGGTATTATGATATCTTCGAGGTTCAGGGGCTACGTACGCTGTTGACAGTATCCCCTATTGTTAGTCCTCATGTTCAAACACGCAGCGTTATTATCAATCTTCTTGCAGCAATGGAGCTTGCAGAATCGAGATGGATAGCGGTTTCCATCTCTCGTCAAGGTCACCCTGGAATAGGGACACCGACCCGCGGGCGTTGCGTAGCTGCATAGTCTCTCCAACTCTTGAGGCGTGAGTCTCTTTCTTCTACTCATGGTGAGCTCCTGTGTCTCTGATCAATCGATGTAATGGAATATTTGAATTTTTGTATGCAGATCCGGAGAGAAGAGTTTGTTCAAAAGATCTGACTCAGTGTGCCGGAAACTGAAGAGAAAATGAAGACGAAGTGGGAAAACGTTGCTCAGTATTAGTCCCACCCGGGCTTTTAAGCTGCGAACCAAAACGCCTTGTTCAAAGTCCGCATAAAGTCGGTGAGCAAACACCCGCGAGGCAAACCAAGGCAACAGAGAACTCGCGAGCAAAAAAATAGCTTTCTTGTGTGGAAAGCGAGATGTGATGGGGATACCTCAAGCCTGATGACGTGGGGAAAAAGGCGGTGGTCGAGGTAGGACGAGGGAGAGGGCTGCTCATGTGAGGCCCACGGCCGAGACCCGATCAGGCCTTCTTCTAAGAATACAAAAGAGACTCGTGACTTGGATGTAAAGGCGAGGAAGTCGAGTACTACAAACTCTTTGGATAAGGCCATCCGATGTCATGTTTGGTCTTGCTGTTGAGGAGGAGGCGGTGTGCCTCACGACGGTTCCACGAAGATGTCGGTACCCGGGTTTTTGGGTTTCAACGGTGAGTCTTTCTCCGGGAAGAAAAAGTCAGACTGATGGATGTTTGCTTGACACTGAAGAAGAGACGAGGTCACCGGGTTTGAGTCCTGAGATCTCCCATAGGCCATCTGATTAACAGATAATGGTTTCCGACAGCAACGTTAACTAATGATATTTATTCCTTCAAAGAGCAGGCATAGCCTTTGCGGTCCACATATGGTACACTTTACAAGATGTTCTCACCACTAAATGACGAGAGACTTGAAACCACTCACCTCAACAGGGCAGGAAAACGTTGCTCCTTGCGTACCATCGAGGACGAACTCAGCAACTCTCGGCTTCAGGGACATTGCCAAGGATGACCCCACGGTAATCTCCTAAGCTGAAGGAAAGTACCCAGGATCAAAAAACAATACCGCAAAAGCATACCCGCTGTCCCAGAATCAACATATCCTTCAAATCAGCAAAAGAATTGCGTCGAGGGGGAATCGAACCCCCGGCTCCCCGACGCTGCTTGGATGGCAACGGAGAATTTTACCACTAAACCATCGACGCAGATGATCCCGAACCGAACTTATCTCGATGCTGGGTGGTTGACGCTGACGGGTAAATGTGTCATTATATCCCTCAATTTGCAAAATTTCGACGAGGAAGCGGTTCCAGGGTTTGTGGTGGGTTGACGTTGGAGCTGTGGAGCTGTGGTGGATGGGTGGGGCTACACATGATTACCCAGGTTGTTAAAATCGCAAAATCGGAATAATCTTGGGGAAGAAAGATCGAACATGCGAGTTCAGATTTGTGCTGGTCCGTTCGCGCTGCGCTGGGTTGGATGGGCGTGATGGGTAAAGTGAACTCTTCGTAGTCGGTAGTTGTGAAACAAAAAACCACAACCGATTAGAGTCAGTATCATTCGGTGAGGCGAGGCAGGGGCTAAGCTTGATACCTAGACTTCGAAACGAGTGAGACCATGCAGAAAGAACGGGCAAAGTAGTCTGTTGGACATGTCGGAATCAGCCTCGACAGAAGTTGCAAGTGAAGACCGCCCCCTCTCAACAGGTTGCACCTGTATCACATCTCGGCAATGGATGTCGGTACGATAAATAAGCAGGGCCACGTGGGGTCGCTCACTGTATTGTTCATAATCTACCCTCAAAAACCTGTCACGGGTTGCGAGAGGCTGTTTAAGCCTCTTCAGCTGTTTTCCCTCCATGTTGAAAGCTTGCCGAAACACAGTCGACCAGCTGGAATGCCATTTTTCCCTCCGGCGCGCTATGCCATGTAAAATATttatctctctctctctttctcacacacacacacacactcagTTCTTCCCGTACTGTGGAACCGAAAACCGCACTCATATGCTTTCCTCTAAGCTGAATCACCCTCGGATCCCTCCTCAAGGTCTTCGCCAGAACCCTTGAGAACTTCGGCCTCGGTCGTCGTCAGGCCCTTTCTAATGGCGAGGACGTTGTCCACGATGACTGCATCGATGCCTTCCTTCACCTGGCGCTGCAAGAAATAGTTAGCATCACTTTCCATCCGTATCACATGTCAGACCATGCAGACTTACCTGGACCATGATGGGGTTGTTGTTCAATGTACCGTAACTGACACACAGCAGACCGCTTTCCTTGACGACGCGCACCAGCCGGGGGCTGTTAATGAGCGGCTCTGCGGCACTTACAATACCAATCAAGTTCCATCGGCTAGCGAAACGAATCGCCTCTTGAAGAGAGGACGCTCTGATATCACCGACAGGGCAGGTGCCCGCATCCGTCAAGAACATGATGGGGATGGAAGGCTGCTTGAAAGTCAAGCAAAGACAAATGTCCGGATTGAAGGAGCTGAAGATGATGTGCCTGTTGCCAGCAAGATCATAGACCTTGGACAGTACAGTGTCACAGAAGGAGTTGAGCTCGACGGCGTAGGTATCCATCTCCTGCTCCTCGCTCTCGTGGAGCATGGGGTACTTCATCTCAATGTTGAAGCCGATGTGCTCGGGGAGCTGTCGGAACAAGTCCTCCAATGTGGCAAATGGAGCTTGAATGAAGTTGCCTCTGGAGTTGGCTTTGTAGCCCTTGTTCTTGAAGTCGCGAGTGTGCTTCATGCGCTCTTCGCTGTGTCCGTTGAGGCCATCACCAGCGTAGCCCATGGACAAAGACCGCTGTCTAGGGCCAGGTGCGTTGTTTCTCACGCGCTCGATTCTCTCATTGACTGCGTTGACACCGTTGTTAACACCATTGGTGCGGTTTGAGTCGGGGTTGATGTGCAGGAACTGCTCCAGGGTCAAGGTATGAACCGGGGCATCGATACCCGTCTCACTGACAAGGAAGTCATGGTAAATAACCGGGACATGGTCCTTGGTAAGCTGAACATCGAATTCGACGTACTGCGCACCTAGGTTGGCTGCTGCGATGAATGAAGGTACCGTGTTCTCTCCAAGCTGGAGAGACTTGTTGCTCGTCATGTTCTTACCCATGCCGCGGTGACCAATGACCATCGTTGAAGCTAGCTTCTTCCAGTAGGTCTGCTGGGAGTTGATTTCCATGTTGGGATGCGAGAATGGCGTGACAACCAGGAAGTTGAAGTTGACAGTGCCAATGACATCCAAGTTGTTGGCCAGAATCGGCACACAGACATCACCCTGGAGGTTCATGCGCTTAGTGCCAAGTGTCGGCCTGATGGATGACAACAGGGCCACACCACGTCCAATCTTGTTCTTCTCGTTTCCAGAGTAAGTTGGGACAATGTCAAACATCAGCTTGACCTGGGAAGGGTCCGCCGAAGTGAAAACGATAGGCTCTGTGGAGATGGTCTCGTGTACAGGCAAGTCAACAATGGTGGGCTCTCCCTTGGCGCCAGTGGCCGACACGACAATAGACAAGGCGGTGTCGAGTTCCGTCAAGTGGGCCTCGGTCAAGGGAACGCGGTCGAGTTTGACGGCCTCGATATTCTTGCGCATATCCATGGATCCGAGACTGACGAGAACCATGCTctgatcggtaaggtatcgaTGACCAAAGGTTTTGACCGGCTCAACGGGACGAATAGCACCATTTGACTTGCGACCATCGATCGAAGACATGTTCTCGGGGGATGAGGACCGGGGAGAGCTCTCGTTAGAAATCTTGAGATTGTTGGTAGGTTGTATAATCTCGGACTCGGCTTGCGTCGCGATGAGCCTGGCTATGTCGAGATGACCACGCAGGGCGGCGTGTTCCTTGGCAGTCCAACCAGATGAGTCGGCCTTGGCGACAACCGCGCCAGAATCAACCAGCAGTTGTACTATCGACAAGTGACCGTCAACAGCGGCGACATGGAGCGGAGTCCAGGCGTAGGTGTTCTCTGCAATCTCAAGGTCGGCTTTCTGTTCGTCGGTGCCGGCAATCAGCGACTTTGCAATTTCATCGTGGCCGAATCGGGCGGCAAGGTGCAGAGCGGTTTCACCCGTCTTGTCCTGCCAGTTGATGTCGACTCCAGCTTCAACGAGCATCTCGACGATGACCTTATAGTTGGACTTGGTGGCCATAGCGAGAACTGCACCGGATTTGGATACCGTTCGTCTCATCTCGGCCTTCCTGACACTCACACCCTGCCAGTTTTCGCCCTGAAGAAGGGCCTTGGTGGTCAGCGGATGTCCACCCACGACACTCAGGTGCAAAGGAGCATATCCCTCGTTATCCTGCCACTCGGGGGCATCGATGCCATTCTCGACGTTGAATTGACCCCACTCCTGCATCTTGGCCATGATGACCTGGCACACGACGACGAAGCCGAAACGGGCGGCATAGTGAAGCGGCAGGCGTCCAAAGGAGTCTCTGGCGGTGAGCGCATCTCTGTGTTCAGGCTTGAGAGTGTCGAGTAGGTACATGAGAATCTGAACAGCCTCGTCATCTTTGCCGAGCAGCTTCGTCTCGTTTTGATTGAGTGCGCGGGGAACCACAGCCTGCGAGACTGCAGGCTGGAGGTCGTGAGAAGTGAACTGAGTGCCGATCGGGAAAGGATACGACTTCGGCTCATTGTCGGGATCAGACGACTTGGTTCTGCCAATGTGAATGACAAGTCGGTGAATGCAGTTGCGGTGGTTGATGTCCTCGGGCTCGTAAATGGACGGCAGCTGATCGATAAGATAGGCGATGCTCGCCTTGGATCTCGCAGCAATGGAACGCTGCAGGAGGTTGAGAAGCAAGCTCTGAGAAGACTGCTCACCCGTCACGTTGCCCTCGTCCAGTCCGGCCTTGAGTGAGTCGACATTGTCGTTACGGATGGCCTGCTCTAGAGTATCGAGTAGGTTTTGCGACAAAGTCAACATGGCCTTGGAGGATGCGCGGCCCAGAGACCGCACTGACCTGTCTGACTTGGAGTCGTCAACGTTGCGGGCGTCACCCAGAGCGGAGATCCATTTGTTAATCTCAGTGAGGAGGCGTGTGCTCGTGGTGTCCTTAGCAAACGGCAAAGGGTCGACTTTTGTCGAGATGTAGCGGTGCTGGGAAGCCGTCTCGGGGAGCTTCTTGTCGAGCTTCTTTGTGATTTTGACGAAGCCTCTGCGGTTGATCTCGGCGAACCAATTGAGGCTTCTCAGCATGATGCGCATCTCGTAGAGAGCGCCCATGAGCTCCTCGGTCTCATCCTCGTCGAGGTTGGAGACGACGTCGGGAACGCGGCCATAGCGGTCGCGCAACAGACTGAGACGGCGGACGGCCTCGCCAAGCTTGCGGTTGTAGAAAGAGTCGACGTCTTCGAGATTACGATCCAGGGCAAAGAAGAATTCTGCAAGATGTGGTCAGGGGATGGGCTGCGCCCTCACGGTCCGGTCCAAGTCCGCCCACCTGCAAGATCCACCGTCTCTCCGTTCTTGGCCGATTGCGCCGCGGCCTTGATCAACTTCTTCAGGCCCTTGTAATTGATGTAGAAGGCCGCCCACTCGGGGACTTGGTTGCGGGGGAGACTGCAGACAGCGTAAGCATAATTTTCCATGAAATAACAAGGCGGTCAGGTAAAGTAAAGGCAAGGTCAAAAATAGCAGAGATATCGGTTTCTGTCGGGTGAAGCGGCAAGGGTGAGAGAGAGGGATGGGGAGGAAGGCGCACTTTCTGCCGAACTTCATGCTGAAATGATGTCTGAGTCCGTTATCAGGGATTGGATGTGACGCTGTGGCGTCGGTTGGTAGTGATACTGTCTAGGCGATACAGATTTTGAAA encodes:
- a CDS encoding glycerophosphoryl diester phosphodiesterase, whose product is MKFGRNLPRNQVPEWAAFYINYKGLKKLIKAAAQSAKNGETVDLAEFFFALDRNLEDVDSFYNRKLGEAVRRLSLLRDRYGRVPDVVSNLDEDETEELMGALYEMRIMLRSLNWFAEINRRGFVKITKKLDKKLPETASQHRYISTKVDPLPFAKDTTSTRLLTEINKWISALGDARNVDDSKSDRSVRSLGRASSKAMLTLSQNLLDTLEQAIRNDNVDSLKAGLDEGNVTGEQSSQSLLLNLLQRSIAARSKASIAYLIDQLPSIYEPEDINHRNCIHRLVIHIGRTKSSDPDNEPKSYPFPIGTQFTSHDLQPAVSQAVVPRALNQNETKLLGKDDEAVQILMYLLDTLKPEHRDALTARDSFGRLPLHYAARFGFVVVCQVIMAKMQEWGQFNVENGIDAPEWQDNEGYAPLHLSVVGGHPLTTKALLQGENWQGVSVRKAEMRRTVSKSGAVLAMATKSNYKVIVEMLVEAGVDINWQDKTGETALHLAARFGHDEIAKSLIAGTDEQKADLEIAENTYAWTPLHVAAVDGHLSIVQLLVDSGAVVAKADSSGWTAKEHAALRGHLDIARLIATQAESEIIQPTNNLKISNESSPRSSSPENMSSIDGRKSNGAIRPVEPVKTFGHRYLTDQSMVLVSLGSMDMRKNIEAVKLDRVPLTEAHLTELDTALSIVVSATGAKGEPTIVDLPVHETISTEPIVFTSADPSQVKLMFDIVPTYSGNEKNKIGRGVALLSSIRPTLGTKRMNLQGDVCVPILANNLDVIGTVNFNFLVVTPFSHPNMEINSQQTYWKKLASTMVIGHRGMGKNMTSNKSLQLGENTVPSFIAAANLGAQYVEFDVQLTKDHVPVIYHDFLVSETGIDAPVHTLTLEQFLHINPDSNRTNGVNNGVNAVNERIERVRNNAPGPRQRSLSMGYAGDGLNGHSEERMKHTRDFKNKGYKANSRGNFIQAPFATLEDLFRQLPEHIGFNIEMKYPMLHESEEQEMDTYAVELNSFCDTVLSKVYDLAGNRHIIFSSFNPDICLCLTFKQPSIPIMFLTDAGTCPVGDIRASSLQEAIRFASRWNLIGIVSAAEPLINSPRLVRVVKESGLLCVSYGTLNNNPIMVQRQVKEGIDAVIVDNVLAIRKGLTTTEAEVLKGSGEDLEEGSEGDSA